The Anas acuta chromosome 7, bAnaAcu1.1, whole genome shotgun sequence genome has a window encoding:
- the LOC137859234 gene encoding protein FRA10AC1 homolog encodes MVPQQLRLGVAARGHGGYDSDFSDEENGEKSVQKTKSTKEESLLVKPFQKAKQGSVAHRQFAAEEWDREEARKRRFHLISMDAYERHKKFVSDYILYYGGKREDFRRSGENDKTDLDIIRENHRFLWNEDDEADMNWEKRLAKKYYDKLFKEYCIADLSRYKENKFGFRWRHEKEVISGKGQFSCGNKHCDEEEGLKSWEVNFGYVEHGEKRNALVKLRLCPECSYKLNFHHRRKEIKASKKRGTAVLSSKEPKVKKTKLSRSTKKKSKKKTHKDEVSSEDSDNSDKDSDVQDGPSDADFWKGPLQETDEKSREEEFDEYFQDLFL; translated from the exons atggtGCCCCAGCAGCTGCGCCTCGGCGTCGCC GCACGTGGCCATGGCGGCTATGATTCTGATTTCAGTGATGAGGAGAATGGAGAGAAGTCTGTGCAAAAGACTAAAAG CACAAAGGAAGAGAGCCTTCTGGTAAAGCCAttccaaaaagcaaaacaaggcagTGTGGCTCACAGACAATTTGCAGCTGAAGAATGGGATAG ggaagaagcaagaaaaagaaggttTCACTTGATATCGATGGATGCT TATGAAAGACACAAAAAGTTTGTGAGTGACTACATTTTATACTATGGTGGCAAAAGGGAGGATTTCCGACGTTCTGG agaaaatgacAAGACGGATCTTGATATTATAAGAGAAAACCATAGATTCCTGTGGAATGAAGATGATGAAGCAGATATGAATTG GGAGAAGAGACTTGCCAAGAAGTATTATGATAAATTATTCAAAGAATACTGTATAGCAGATCTCAGTAGATACAAAGAGAATAAG TTTGGATTTAGATGGAGACACGAGAAAGAAGTAATTTCAGGAAAAG GTCAGTTTTCTTGTGGAAATAAGCACTGTGATGAGGAAGAAGGCCTGAAGAGCTGGGAGGTGAATTTTGGTTATGTTGAACATGGTGAAAAGAGGAATGCACTTGTGAAATTGA gACTATGTCCAGAATGTTCCTACAAACTAAACTTCCATCACcg gaggaaagaaattaaagcaagcaagaaaagagGCACAGCTGTACTGAGCTCTAAAGAACCAAAAGTTAAGAAGACAAAATTATCTCGTTCaacaaaaaagaagtcaaaaaaaaagacccatAAAG ATGAAGTTTCTTCGGAAGATTCAGATAATTCTGATAAAG ATTCAGATGTGCAAGATGGTCCTTCAGATGCTGATTTTTGGAAAGGTCCTCTAcaagaaacagatgaaaaatcaCG ggAAGAAGAGTTTGATGAATACTTTCAAGActtgtttctctga